The Rhizobium etli 8C-3 genome has a segment encoding these proteins:
- a CDS encoding glycerate kinase type-2 family protein: MAVLSPRTFLTSLFHAAVRAADPLSGIKAHLPAKPKGRTVVIGAGKGAAQMARALESVWDTPLDGVVVTRYGYGCETRRIEIIEAAHPVPDVAGLAASKRLVEALKDLTADDLVIALMCGGGSALLPAPPEGLSLEDEIALNEMLLASGAPISAMNVVRKHLSTIKGGRLAAATKARLVSLIVSDIPGDNPAHVASGPTVPDFSTRHDAIEIVRQYGLRLPKAALDHLASPAADAPFPDDPIFAGHEHHIIASASVSLEAAAQLAKSSGITPVILSDSIEGESRDVALVHAAIAREVLGRNRPFEKPSVILSGGETTVTLRARGGKGGRNGEFALSAALAIDGYDIHLLAADTDGIDGSEDNAGAFADGTSVRRLRESGLDPRRLLDGNDSYSAFQAIGDLFETGPTGTNVNDFRAILVR, from the coding sequence GTGGCTGTTTTATCCCCCCGCACCTTTTTGACATCGCTGTTCCACGCCGCTGTCCGTGCAGCCGATCCCTTGTCGGGCATCAAGGCGCATCTGCCTGCGAAGCCAAAAGGTCGAACGGTGGTGATCGGCGCGGGCAAGGGAGCAGCACAAATGGCTCGCGCGCTCGAAAGCGTCTGGGACACCCCGCTCGATGGCGTTGTCGTGACGCGCTATGGCTATGGCTGCGAAACCAGAAGGATCGAGATCATCGAAGCCGCCCATCCCGTGCCGGATGTCGCCGGTCTTGCGGCATCGAAACGATTGGTCGAAGCACTGAAGGACCTGACGGCGGACGATCTGGTGATCGCGCTGATGTGCGGCGGCGGTTCGGCGCTTCTGCCGGCGCCGCCCGAAGGCCTGTCGCTCGAAGATGAGATCGCGCTCAACGAGATGCTGCTGGCGTCAGGCGCGCCGATCTCGGCGATGAACGTCGTGCGCAAGCACTTATCCACCATCAAGGGAGGGCGGCTCGCGGCAGCCACGAAAGCGCGCCTCGTCAGCTTGATCGTTTCGGATATTCCCGGCGACAATCCCGCCCATGTCGCCTCAGGACCCACCGTTCCTGATTTCTCCACGAGGCATGACGCGATCGAAATCGTCCGGCAATATGGCCTGCGGCTTCCGAAGGCAGCGCTCGATCACCTGGCCTCCCCCGCCGCAGATGCGCCCTTTCCGGACGATCCGATCTTTGCCGGACACGAACATCACATCATCGCTTCGGCCAGTGTGTCGCTCGAGGCCGCCGCTCAACTGGCAAAGTCCAGTGGCATCACCCCGGTAATCCTGTCGGATTCGATCGAGGGCGAATCCCGTGACGTTGCACTGGTGCACGCGGCAATAGCCCGTGAGGTGCTTGGCCGCAACCGACCGTTCGAAAAGCCTTCCGTCATTCTTTCAGGCGGCGAGACGACCGTGACACTGCGGGCCAGAGGTGGCAAAGGCGGGCGCAACGGCGAATTTGCGCTTTCCGCCGCACTTGCAATCGACGGATACGACATCCATCTCCTGGCAGCAGACACCGACGGCATCGACGGCTCGGAAGACAACGCCGGCGCATTTGCCGACGGCACCTCCGTCAGGCGCCTGCGCGAAAGCGGTCTCGATCCACGCCGCCTTCTTGATGGCAATGACAGCTATTCGGCCTTCCAGGCTATCGGCGACCTCTTCGAGACCGGCCCGACAGGCACCAATGTCAACGATTTCAGGGCGATCCTGGTTCGCTGA
- a CDS encoding sn-glycerol-3-phosphate import ATP-binding protein UgpC: MAKINLKDVRKTYGGGIEAIKGVSMEIADGEFVVLVGPSGCGKSTLLRMIAGLEGITSGQIAIGDRVVNRLEPSERDIAMVFQNYALYPHMTVRQNLAYGLKNRKTPKDEIERRIEKAARALEIEAFLERKPRQLSGGQRQRVAMGRAIVREPAAFLFDEPLSNLDAKLRVQMRVEIKRLQRSLATTSVYVTHDQMEAMTLADRLVVLNGGQIDQIGTPIELYEKPATTFVATFIGSPAMNLWDRSGDSRGFLLSPSIALPAGAVTLGVRPEDLYIWQDGRADAFRADARVGAVELVGAESYVHAWLSNGQPIVFRVPGRSRIAIDEAVSVCAAAESLHLFDDGGRRMTW, from the coding sequence ATGGCCAAGATCAATCTGAAGGATGTTCGCAAGACCTATGGCGGCGGTATCGAAGCCATCAAGGGGGTCTCGATGGAAATCGCAGACGGCGAGTTCGTCGTGCTCGTCGGCCCCTCCGGCTGCGGCAAATCCACGTTGCTGCGCATGATCGCCGGTCTCGAAGGTATCACATCGGGCCAAATTGCCATTGGCGATCGCGTCGTCAATCGGCTGGAGCCATCCGAGCGCGACATCGCCATGGTCTTCCAGAACTACGCACTTTACCCGCATATGACGGTCAGGCAGAACCTTGCTTACGGCCTGAAAAACCGCAAGACACCGAAGGACGAAATCGAGCGCCGCATCGAAAAGGCTGCAAGGGCGCTCGAGATCGAGGCGTTTCTCGAGCGCAAACCGAGGCAGTTGTCGGGCGGGCAGCGTCAGCGTGTGGCGATGGGGCGCGCAATCGTGCGAGAACCGGCTGCCTTCCTGTTTGACGAACCGCTGTCGAACCTCGATGCCAAACTGCGCGTCCAGATGCGCGTCGAGATCAAGCGCCTGCAGCGTTCGCTGGCGACAACAAGCGTCTACGTGACGCATGACCAGATGGAGGCGATGACGCTGGCCGATCGTCTTGTGGTGTTGAACGGTGGCCAGATTGATCAGATCGGTACACCAATCGAGCTTTACGAGAAGCCGGCCACGACCTTCGTTGCAACCTTTATCGGCTCCCCCGCCATGAACCTCTGGGACCGGTCGGGTGACAGCAGAGGCTTCTTGCTGTCACCCAGTATCGCCCTGCCCGCCGGCGCCGTCACGCTTGGGGTCCGACCGGAGGACCTTTACATTTGGCAAGATGGCAGAGCGGATGCTTTCAGGGCTGACGCGCGGGTTGGCGCCGTCGAACTCGTTGGTGCCGAAAGCTATGTCCACGCTTGGCTTTCAAACGGTCAGCCGATCGTCTTCCGGGTTCCCGGCCGGTCCCGGATCGCCATTGACGAAGCCGTGTCGGTCTGCGCGGCTGCCGAAAGCCTTCACCTCTTCGACGATGGTGGCAGACGCATGACTTGGTAG
- the ugpE gene encoding sn-glycerol-3-phosphate ABC transporter permease UgpE produces the protein MIEKRPLANLIGHLMLIIGIIIVAFPIYYTFVASTMTSAEIIRPPISLLPGDHFMDNYTSALSGGVEQVVGVSLERLLFNTFVVAVLIAVGKILISFLSAFAIVFFRFPFRMAFFWMIFITLMLPVEVRILPTYKVIVDLGMIDTYAGLTLPLMASATATFLFRQFFLTIPGELLEAARIDSAGPFLFMRDILLPLSKTNIAALFVILFIYGWTQYLWPLLVTNDAKMNTIIIALRKMMDFADAATPWNYVMVTAILAIIPPILVVVLMQRWFVKGLVETEK, from the coding sequence ATGATTGAAAAGCGCCCTCTCGCCAATCTTATCGGCCACCTGATGCTGATTATCGGCATCATCATCGTCGCATTCCCGATCTATTACACGTTCGTCGCCTCGACCATGACGTCGGCGGAAATCATCAGGCCGCCCATCTCGCTGTTGCCCGGCGATCATTTCATGGACAACTACACCTCAGCACTTTCAGGCGGTGTTGAGCAGGTCGTCGGAGTGAGCCTCGAACGCCTGCTGTTCAACACATTTGTCGTCGCGGTCCTGATAGCGGTCGGAAAAATCCTGATCTCCTTTCTCTCGGCTTTCGCGATCGTTTTCTTCCGTTTTCCATTTCGCATGGCCTTCTTCTGGATGATCTTCATCACCTTGATGTTGCCAGTCGAGGTCCGTATCCTTCCAACCTATAAGGTGATCGTCGACCTGGGCATGATCGACACCTACGCAGGATTGACACTGCCGCTGATGGCATCTGCCACGGCGACATTTCTGTTCCGTCAGTTCTTCCTGACAATCCCGGGAGAATTACTGGAGGCGGCGCGCATCGACAGCGCCGGCCCGTTCCTCTTCATGCGCGATATACTGCTACCTTTGTCGAAAACGAATATCGCAGCGCTCTTCGTGATCCTCTTCATCTATGGCTGGACCCAATATCTCTGGCCCTTGCTTGTCACCAATGACGCGAAGATGAATACCATCATCATCGCTCTTCGAAAGATGATGGATTTCGCCGATGCGGCAACCCCCTGGAACTACGTGATGGTGACGGCGATCCTTGCAATCATTCCGCCCATTCTCGTCGTCGTGCTCATGCAGCGCTGGTTCGTAAAAGGTCTTGTGGAAACGGAGAAGTAA
- the ugpA gene encoding sn-glycerol-3-phosphate ABC transporter permease UgpA, protein MQRVVFPNKILPYFLLAPQIILTVVFFFWPASQALYQSIQREDPFGLKSGFVGLANFRDVFADPNYLHSLQVTILFSVLTALLSMVMALALATAADKVVRGKTFYRTLLIWPYAVAPAVAGMLWLFMFNPAMGTFAYLLRRNGFMWDPLLNGNQAMMLVVMAAAWKQISYNFLFFVAGLQAIPKSLIEAAAIDGARGNRRFWTIVFPLLAPTTFFLLVVNTVYAFFDTFGIIHAVTGGGPAKATETLVYKVYNDGFVNLNLGSSAAQSVILMIIVIALTAFQFRFVEKRVHYA, encoded by the coding sequence GTGCAGCGCGTTGTTTTTCCAAACAAGATTCTTCCCTATTTCCTGCTTGCACCGCAAATTATTCTGACCGTTGTTTTCTTCTTCTGGCCGGCAAGCCAGGCGCTCTACCAGTCGATACAGCGCGAGGATCCCTTTGGCTTGAAGAGCGGTTTCGTCGGCCTTGCAAATTTCCGCGACGTCTTTGCAGATCCCAACTACCTGCATTCTCTGCAGGTCACGATCCTCTTCAGCGTACTGACGGCACTGCTGTCGATGGTCATGGCTTTGGCGCTCGCAACGGCCGCCGATAAAGTCGTGCGTGGAAAGACCTTTTACCGCACGCTGCTGATTTGGCCCTATGCAGTGGCACCCGCCGTGGCCGGCATGCTCTGGCTCTTCATGTTCAATCCGGCAATGGGCACGTTTGCCTATCTTCTGCGGCGCAACGGCTTCATGTGGGATCCGCTGCTCAACGGCAATCAAGCAATGATGCTTGTTGTCATGGCGGCTGCGTGGAAGCAGATCAGCTACAACTTCCTGTTCTTCGTCGCCGGCCTGCAAGCCATTCCGAAATCGCTGATCGAGGCTGCGGCAATTGACGGAGCGCGCGGCAACCGGCGCTTCTGGACGATCGTTTTCCCGCTTTTGGCACCGACGACTTTCTTCCTGCTCGTCGTCAACACCGTCTACGCCTTCTTCGATACGTTCGGCATCATCCATGCAGTCACCGGCGGTGGTCCCGCCAAGGCCACAGAAACGCTCGTCTACAAGGTCTATAATGACGGTTTCGTGAACCTCAATCTCGGCTCGTCGGCGGCCCAATCCGTCATCTTGATGATCATCGTCATTGCCCTGACCGCTTTTCAGTTCCGCTTCGTCGAGAAGCGCGTGCACTATGCGTGA
- the ugpB gene encoding sn-glycerol-3-phosphate ABC transporter substrate-binding protein UgpB: MSIRTGLLSTAAIAVSLGAASQAFALTELQWWHAMSGANNEVVEQISKEFNASQADYKIVPVFKGSYPETLNAGIAAFRAKQAPAILQVFDAGSGVMMGAEGAIMPAAQVLEKGGYSFDKSEYLPGIVAYYSKPDGTMLSFPYNSSSPILYYNKDTFKKAGLDPETPPKTWPDVFEAAKKIKASGASPCGLTSTWLTWIQTENFAAWNNVSYGSNENGLGGTDVTLAFNSPLFVQHFQAIADLAKDGTFRYGGRTSEAKQLFTSGECGIMTESSGGLGDIVKSGMNYGIGQLPYYEGEGRPQNTIPGGASLWVFAGKSDAEYKGIAEFFHFLSQTKVQARLHQVSGYMPVTMAAYEETKKSDFYDKNPGRQTPILQMMGKTPTENSKGVRLPNLPQVRDIMNEEFEAMLAGKQDAKAALDKAVERGNAAIKQAVSQ, translated from the coding sequence ATGTCCATTCGTACAGGTCTCTTATCGACAGCGGCGATCGCCGTTTCGCTTGGCGCAGCATCGCAAGCGTTTGCACTCACTGAGCTGCAGTGGTGGCACGCCATGTCTGGCGCAAACAATGAGGTCGTCGAACAGATTTCAAAGGAATTCAACGCAAGCCAGGCGGACTATAAGATCGTTCCAGTCTTCAAGGGCAGCTATCCCGAGACCCTAAATGCCGGCATCGCCGCGTTCCGCGCCAAGCAGGCGCCCGCAATTCTTCAGGTGTTCGATGCTGGTAGCGGCGTTATGATGGGGGCCGAAGGCGCGATCATGCCCGCCGCCCAGGTGCTCGAAAAGGGCGGCTACAGCTTCGACAAGTCGGAATATCTTCCAGGTATCGTCGCCTATTATTCGAAGCCCGATGGCACGATGTTGTCCTTTCCCTACAATTCTTCCTCGCCGATCCTCTACTACAACAAGGATACCTTCAAGAAAGCCGGCCTGGATCCAGAAACTCCGCCGAAGACGTGGCCGGACGTGTTTGAGGCCGCCAAAAAGATCAAGGCGAGCGGCGCATCCCCCTGCGGCTTGACATCCACCTGGCTCACATGGATCCAGACTGAGAACTTCGCAGCCTGGAACAACGTATCCTACGGATCAAATGAAAACGGCCTTGGCGGGACCGACGTGACGCTCGCCTTCAACAGCCCGCTTTTCGTCCAGCATTTTCAGGCGATCGCCGACCTCGCCAAGGATGGCACGTTCCGCTACGGCGGGCGCACCTCCGAAGCCAAACAGCTCTTCACCTCCGGTGAATGCGGCATCATGACTGAATCGTCAGGCGGTCTCGGCGATATCGTCAAATCCGGCATGAACTACGGCATCGGTCAATTGCCGTATTATGAAGGCGAAGGTCGGCCACAGAACACGATTCCCGGCGGGGCCAGTCTCTGGGTCTTTGCCGGTAAGAGCGACGCTGAATACAAGGGTATTGCCGAGTTCTTCCACTTCCTGTCGCAGACAAAAGTCCAGGCGCGGCTGCATCAGGTTTCCGGCTACATGCCGGTCACGATGGCCGCTTACGAGGAAACGAAGAAGTCGGATTTCTACGACAAGAACCCGGGGCGGCAAACGCCAATCCTGCAGATGATGGGAAAGACACCGACCGAAAATTCCAAGGGGGTGCGCCTCCCGAATTTGCCGCAGGTCCGTGACATCATGAATGAGGAATTCGAGGCCATGCTTGCTGGAAAACAGGATGCAAAGGCGGCACTCGACAAGGCTGTCGAACGCGGCAACGCTGCCATCAAGCAGGCCGTTAGCCAGTAG